In Blastocatellia bacterium, the following are encoded in one genomic region:
- a CDS encoding TonB-dependent receptor, producing MLKRSLLSRCVGVGAVLLMAATAWAQGTTSRVVGTVLDPQGAVVAQAQVTLTNEATQVSFTTETTSAGTYVFDSVQVGTYTVTVEKQGFRKFVSKGNQLTIGLPMTVNVTLEVGDIAEVIEVVGSAELVQTSTSGNFGTLVDQRQVLNLPIVGARGRNVLNFINFQPGVTVGANTGGGVHVHGARDRAFNFTLDGVDINETSAGGSNFTPLRTNPDMLAEFRVITSNFTAEYGRNSGGQVALVSKSGTNEFHGSVFWFYQTPSLHANSFGNKLDGIQRPQFVQHIPGYSVGGPIIKNRTFFFTNLQVLRLRSTRTITSTVYTEQARRGIFRYVRGGRNQPAGAPGASVDANGNVLPGLNIGTYDIAANDPQMFGLERQILDLINRTPLPNNFFVGDGLNTAGFTWRPIENEKQEDFMVRIDHAFSERNTIFGRYSHGRQDTIGDFVNDGQARFPGLPRVVDTRRRPRNLALNWRWIPSSNVTNEVVIGFNRFTFDFANPDPNAANNPPFVLNTVTDVLFNYIGNLRTINTYQLVDNLTYVRGAHTFKAGINFRYQQHIDKRGSIGDQNARVSVNFDPAINTVDPATFRLPADINTTFDRPLLQATINNLLGRVGRISQGFVAAGNQFAPPGSIFDFDARYGEYDFYWQDTWKVRPNLTFDLGLRWEVKLAPTNPRNRIARPNQLVTLGAPASNTLRWEPGPLYDDDWNNLGPSIGFAWDPFKTGKTSIRVNYRLAYDRINTFLLSSVIYQSIPGQILSVINQEFGQRGGRVRDGIPTLSPPAGVTPQQLAQPAIFSTAGIHVVDPDFRSPKTHGWGLSIQRELGWNTVVTVNYIGRKGIGLFGGYDVNQAEIFRNGFLDAFNIVKAGGESELMNALLTADSRRRSGETGSQMVRRLFATQLNLNSVGALADLIANRTEGGVQMIVRSGFSPFFFRPYTQFAGQMNVLDSNDFSTYHGLELIVEKRFSHGLNFQSNYTFAKSLDTRSFDPAFTRVSRGAVQSASSTPFDLRNRKLNYARSDFDRTHVWANNWGYELPFGRGQRWGNDWPGVVDRLIGGWQLYGILVLSSGRPFTVYSGSNTVSNVVQSPANCNGCTRNTGGLFFDPSVGTEFYFNAQERALFSTPAAGQLGNTTRNFFTLPPDFSFDMTIGKRTRITENHSVDFRLEMQNVPNTVFFSALPNSAIITSAVFGRMRGSVSTGARRMQLALKYNF from the coding sequence ATGCTCAAGCGAAGTTTGCTTTCTCGTTGCGTCGGAGTCGGCGCTGTGTTGCTGATGGCGGCAACGGCTTGGGCACAGGGGACGACCTCGCGCGTTGTCGGGACGGTGCTCGACCCGCAAGGCGCGGTTGTCGCCCAAGCTCAGGTCACGCTGACGAACGAGGCGACACAAGTATCTTTCACCACCGAAACAACCTCGGCTGGAACCTACGTGTTCGACTCCGTGCAAGTCGGGACGTACACGGTGACGGTCGAGAAGCAAGGCTTTCGCAAATTCGTATCGAAGGGAAATCAACTGACCATCGGCCTGCCGATGACTGTGAACGTCACACTCGAAGTTGGCGACATTGCCGAGGTGATTGAAGTGGTCGGGTCTGCCGAGTTGGTCCAGACCAGCACATCAGGCAACTTCGGAACGCTGGTTGATCAGCGACAGGTGTTGAACTTGCCAATTGTCGGCGCTCGTGGCCGAAATGTACTGAACTTCATCAACTTTCAACCGGGTGTGACGGTGGGGGCGAACACTGGAGGGGGCGTGCATGTTCACGGCGCACGTGACCGCGCATTCAACTTCACACTCGACGGCGTTGATATAAACGAGACGAGCGCCGGCGGTTCCAATTTCACACCGTTGCGCACCAATCCAGATATGCTCGCCGAGTTCCGCGTCATCACCAGCAACTTCACCGCTGAATATGGACGTAACAGCGGCGGACAGGTGGCGCTTGTCTCCAAATCCGGGACGAACGAATTTCACGGTTCGGTCTTCTGGTTTTACCAAACACCGAGCCTTCACGCCAATTCCTTCGGCAACAAATTGGACGGCATTCAACGGCCGCAGTTCGTTCAGCACATCCCCGGCTATAGCGTGGGCGGCCCAATTATCAAGAATCGTACATTCTTCTTCACCAACTTGCAGGTGCTACGCTTGCGCAGCACGCGCACGATCACGAGCACCGTGTACACGGAGCAGGCACGACGCGGTATCTTTCGTTACGTTCGAGGTGGACGGAATCAACCCGCTGGTGCCCCGGGGGCTTCAGTTGATGCCAATGGAAATGTGTTGCCCGGTCTGAACATCGGCACGTACGATATTGCCGCCAATGATCCGCAAATGTTCGGGCTGGAACGACAAATTCTCGACCTGATCAACCGAACGCCGTTGCCCAACAACTTCTTCGTCGGGGATGGTCTGAACACGGCCGGTTTCACCTGGAGGCCGATTGAAAACGAAAAACAGGAAGACTTCATGGTCAGAATTGACCACGCGTTCAGCGAGCGCAATACGATCTTCGGGCGTTACTCGCATGGTCGGCAGGACACCATCGGCGATTTCGTCAACGACGGACAAGCGCGGTTCCCTGGACTGCCACGTGTGGTTGATACCCGACGCCGACCACGCAACCTCGCGCTGAATTGGCGCTGGATTCCCAGCTCTAATGTGACCAACGAAGTGGTGATCGGATTCAATCGGTTCACATTCGATTTTGCCAATCCCGACCCTAACGCGGCCAACAATCCGCCGTTCGTGCTCAATACAGTGACCGATGTGTTATTCAACTACATCGGCAATCTGCGCACGATCAACACCTATCAACTGGTGGACAATCTCACCTACGTGCGCGGGGCGCACACATTCAAAGCGGGTATCAACTTCCGCTATCAACAACACATTGACAAGCGCGGTTCCATTGGCGATCAAAACGCGCGGGTGTCGGTTAATTTCGACCCGGCTATCAACACCGTTGATCCGGCGACGTTCCGCTTGCCGGCGGACATCAACACGACATTTGACCGTCCTCTGCTGCAAGCGACCATCAACAACTTGCTGGGCCGCGTCGGTCGGATTTCGCAAGGGTTCGTCGCTGCCGGTAACCAGTTTGCGCCGCCCGGCTCGATCTTCGACTTCGACGCCCGGTACGGCGAGTATGATTTTTACTGGCAAGACACGTGGAAAGTGCGACCCAATCTCACCTTTGATCTAGGGCTGCGCTGGGAAGTGAAGTTGGCGCCGACCAATCCGCGCAATCGAATTGCCCGACCCAATCAATTGGTCACGCTCGGCGCTCCAGCATCCAATACGCTGCGCTGGGAGCCGGGGCCGCTCTACGACGATGATTGGAACAACCTGGGACCAAGCATCGGATTTGCCTGGGACCCATTCAAAACCGGCAAGACCTCGATTCGCGTCAACTATCGTCTGGCCTACGACCGCATCAACACGTTTTTGCTCTCCTCGGTGATTTATCAGAGCATTCCTGGCCAAATCTTGTCGGTCATCAATCAGGAATTCGGGCAACGTGGCGGACGCGTGCGTGATGGCATTCCCACGCTCTCGCCGCCGGCCGGCGTGACGCCACAGCAACTGGCTCAACCGGCCATTTTCTCGACCGCCGGTATCCACGTGGTTGACCCCGATTTTCGCTCGCCGAAAACCCATGGCTGGGGCTTGAGTATTCAACGAGAACTCGGTTGGAATACGGTCGTCACGGTCAATTACATCGGACGAAAAGGGATCGGCCTGTTCGGCGGTTACGATGTGAACCAAGCGGAAATTTTCCGCAACGGCTTCCTCGATGCGTTCAACATCGTCAAAGCTGGCGGCGAAAGCGAGTTGATGAATGCGCTGCTGACAGCCGATTCGCGCCGACGCTCGGGCGAGACAGGCTCACAAATGGTGCGCCGCTTGTTCGCCACACAGCTCAACCTGAACTCCGTCGGCGCGCTGGCTGATCTGATTGCCAACCGCACGGAAGGCGGAGTCCAGATGATTGTGCGCTCTGGCTTCAGTCCGTTCTTCTTCCGGCCTTACACGCAGTTTGCCGGCCAGATGAACGTGCTTGACAGTAACGACTTTTCAACCTATCACGGGCTGGAATTGATCGTTGAGAAACGATTCAGCCACGGCCTCAACTTCCAATCCAATTACACGTTCGCCAAATCACTGGATACGCGCTCATTCGATCCGGCCTTCACGCGGGTCTCGCGCGGCGCTGTTCAATCGGCGTCGAGCACGCCGTTTGATCTACGCAACCGCAAGCTCAATTATGCCCGCTCGGATTTTGACCGCACCCATGTGTGGGCGAACAATTGGGGCTACGAGCTTCCCTTTGGCCGAGGACAACGCTGGGGCAACGATTGGCCCGGCGTGGTTGACCGCTTGATCGGCGGCTGGCAGCTCTATGGCATCCTGGTCCTGAGCAGTGGCCGGCCGTTTACCGTCTACTCCGGTTCCAACACGGTGAGCAATGTGGTTCAATCGCCGGCCAATTGCAACGGCTGCACGCGCAACACGGGCGGCTTGTTCTTTGATCCGTCTGTCGGCACCGAGTTCTACTTCAACGCACAAGAACGGGCGCTCTTCTCCACGCCGGCAGCCGGTCAATTGGGCAATACAACGAGAAACTTCTTCACGCTCCCGCCCGACTTCTCGTTCGATATGACCATCGGTAAACGGACGCGCATCACCGAAAATCACAGCGTTGATTTTCGCCTGGAGATGCAAAATGTGCCCAATACTGTCTTCTTCAGTGCACTGCCCAATAGCGCGATCATCACCAGTGCTGTGTTTGGCCGCATGCGCGGTTCCGTCTCTACCGGCGCGCGCCGAATGCAACTGGCGCTGAAATATAACTTCTAA